The Bicyclus anynana chromosome 3, ilBicAnyn1.1, whole genome shotgun sequence genome has a window encoding:
- the LOC112058560 gene encoding kinesin-associated protein 3 has protein sequence MISVSFSSRPCIDLQQPSVLKLLTAMSPVESVPVAVLGHVDDYVELLYDDIPEKIKGSALILQLARNPDNLIELARNEALLSALSRVLREEWKRSIELSTNIVYTFFCFSTYIEFHSVIIQYKIGSLCMDVIDYELKRYDQWKEKVEGKKQLIMPDKNELPKSRIPEPKRRPKSGTWAVADVNIQKSRSIVSSYHEDLCNASDEFLSKNDEEQMKRKLKTLSKRQEQLLRVAFYMLLNIADNVKVEEKMHKKDVVGLLIGAMERHSNIDLLILIVSFLQKLSIFVENKNAMASKGIIEKLAPLLNSPNADLVNVTLKLLFNLTFDTKLRNKMVKVNLLPKFVQFTSDDKHINLAMKILYHLSLDDRVKVMFTQSDCVKLLTDMLLLNVNSEVSCEGPGTTDVLLALCVNLAWCERAAQQMSAEGRLRELLARAFRHRNYMLMKLVRNLSHHVQIKPLFVEFVGDIADAVTSSNASEEFVIECLGTLSNILTVDNNIDIHAVVERYDLIECILKWLDGARGCDAELVLEAVVAAGALAADERAAAALAARAGGALVAALRQRQADDEHVLQTVFAFRQLLAHPRAAAHLVSSTEAPAYLIDLMQDKNAEIRKMCDSCLDIISQMQNDWAARIKVERFRCHNGQWLSVVETLGAEAGAGGGAGDAPDDLPPYLSAEYLTTHRLATTSSDSQISLNDDSDSFSGEADYNRANSRNTQDGQSDELLGLSDSLSGKTSEDETQFTKSVHAFS, from the exons ATGATCTCTGTCTCTTTCTCCAGTAGACCGTGTATTGATTTACAGCAACCATCTGTTTTGAAGT TGTTGACTGCAATGAGTCCTGTTGAAAGTGTGCCTGTTGCTGTCCTAGGTCATGTTGACGACTATGTTGAATTACTTTATGATGACATTCCTGAGAAAATAAAAGGGTCAGCTCTTATTTTACAACTAGCAAGAAATCCAGACAACTTAATAGAACTGGCTAGAAATG AGGCGTTGTTGAGTGCTCTTTCTAGAGTTCTAAGAGAAGAATGGAAAAGAAGTATTGAGCTCAGTACGAATATTGTGTATACATTTTTCTGCTTCTCAACTTATATTGAATTTCATTCAGTCATAATTCAGTACAAAATTGGTTCTCTATGTATGGATGTTATAGATTATGAACTGAAAAGATATGACCAGTGGAAAGAAAAAGTTGAGGGTAAAAAACAGCTAATCATGCCAGACAAA AATGAATTACCAAAGAGTCGTATACCAGAACCAAAACGGAGACCTAAATCAGGCACATGGGCGGTGGCAGATGTGAACATACAAAAATCTCGGTCCATAGTCTCTAGTTATCATGAAGATTTGTGCAATGCGTCTGATGAATTCCTATCAAAGAATGATGAAGAACAAATGAAAAGAAAACTGAAGACACTGTCAAAGAGACAGGAACAGTTGCTGAGAGTTGCATTTTATATGCTTTTGAACATAGCTGACAATGTTAAAGTGGAAGAGAAAATGCATAAGAAAGATGTAGTTGGATTACTGATTGGAGCAATGGAAAGACATTCTAACATTGACCTCCTTATACTCATTGTTTCATTTTTGCAAAAGTTGTCCATTTTTGTTGAAAACAAAAATGCCATGGCTTCTAAAGGTATAATTGAGAAACTAGCTCCATTGTTAAACTCTCCCAATGCAGACTTAGTAAATGTTACCTTGAAACTCCTCTTTAATTTGACTTTTGATACTAAGCTACGCAACAAGATGGTGAAAGTCAATCTACTACCAAAGTTTGTTCAATTTACAA GTGACGATAAGCATATTAATTTGGCAATGAAAATACTTTATCATCTTAGCTTGGATGATCGGGTCAAAGTCATGTTCACACAATCGGACTGTGTAAAACTT CTAACAGACATGTTGCTGCTGAACGTGAACAGCGAAGTGAGCTGCGAAGGCCCGGGCACCACGGACGTGCTGCTGGCGCTGTGCGTCAACCTGGCGTGGTGCGAGCGCGCCGCGCAGCAGATGTCCGCCGAAGGCCGCCTGCGCGAGCTGCTGGCGCGGGCCTTCCGGCACCGGAACTACATGCTGATGAAGCTGGTGCGCAACTTGTCGCACCATGTGCAGATCAAGCCTCTCTTTGTG GAGTTCGTCGGCGACATAGCTGACGCGGTCACCAGCAGCAACGCCTCGGAAGAGTTCGTGATCGAGTGCCTGGGGACGCTCAGCAACATCCTGACCGTGGACAACAACATCGACATCCACGCCGTGGTGGAGCGCTACGACCTCATCGAGTGCATCCTGAAGTGGCTGGACGGCGCGCGCGGCTGCGACGCGGAGCTGGTGCTGGAGGCGGTGGTGGCGGCGGGCGCGCTGGCGGCGGACgagcgcgcggcggcggcgctggcggcgcgcgcgggcggcgcgctggTTGCGGCGCTGCGCCAGCGGCAGGCCGACGACGAGCACGTGCTGCAGACCGTGTTCGCGTTCCGGCAGCTGCTGGCGCAcccgcgcgccgccgcgcacCTCGTCTCCAGCACCG AAGCACCGGCGTACTTGATAGATCTCATGCAAGACAAAAATGCTGAAATACGGAAGATGTGCGATTCTTGTCTCGACATCATTTCACAAATGCAAAATGATTGGGCAGCGAGAATTAAG GTGGAGCGCTTCCGGTGCCACAACGGGCAGTGGCTGTCGGTGGTGGAGACGCTGGGCGCggaggcgggcgcgggcggcggcgcgggggaCGCGCCCGACGACCTGCCGCCCTACCTCTCCGCCGAGTACCTCACCACGCACCGCCTCGCCACCACCAGCTCCG ACTCGCAGATATCCCTTAACGACGATTCAGACAGCTTTTCTGGTGAAGCGGACTACAATCGCGCAAACAgcag aaatactCAAGACGGACAAAGTGATGAGTTATTAGGATTGTCAGATTCACTTTCAGGAAAAACATCAGAAGATGAAACACAGTTCACGAAGAGTGTTCATGCATTCTCATAG